The following proteins are co-located in the Rippkaea orientalis PCC 8801 genome:
- a CDS encoding lysophospholipid acyltransferase family protein, protein MSIPRQKLLTHPFSLPTLTPKTIQRAQEGLVAAQNSAVRGAIYHSLQQLERIIEGKFDHRLSGSYRHWILRSLIHSLFRVKIEYPERIPRNRVILVANHLNHLDPFLLLSEVPASPYYYILGDSRSLYNKRWKRLILGLSGGVIPLQRRWGQETAIIEAVKAGNEDLKSLAEAIEENVPSGNDIKSLRQIDRAVKSILDREEGIILFPEGRLGTTEGSLTVPLKRGTALYALRGGVPIVPVALSGTKHLYWRKTLTLTFGEPLLFPQIKHPQRKEIEAVLETLEKAMVELLPKDYQEPDEPKLFANFLNQMFY, encoded by the coding sequence ATGTCAATTCCTCGCCAGAAACTACTAACCCATCCTTTTAGTTTACCGACCCTAACCCCTAAAACTATCCAACGGGCTCAAGAAGGACTCGTTGCTGCCCAAAATTCAGCCGTTAGAGGGGCGATTTACCACAGTTTACAGCAACTCGAAAGGATTATCGAGGGAAAATTTGACCATCGGTTGAGTGGAAGCTATCGTCATTGGATTTTGCGATCGCTTATTCATAGTTTATTTCGGGTTAAGATCGAATATCCTGAACGTATTCCCCGCAATAGGGTAATTTTAGTCGCTAACCACCTCAATCACCTTGATCCCTTTTTGTTACTCTCAGAAGTCCCTGCATCGCCTTATTATTATATTTTGGGCGATTCTCGTTCGTTGTACAATAAACGGTGGAAACGCTTGATTTTAGGGCTTTCGGGTGGAGTGATTCCTTTACAACGTCGTTGGGGACAAGAAACGGCGATTATTGAAGCAGTTAAAGCAGGAAATGAGGATTTAAAGTCCTTAGCAGAAGCGATTGAGGAAAACGTGCCTTCTGGTAACGATATCAAGAGTTTACGCCAGATTGATCGGGCAGTTAAGTCAATTTTAGACCGCGAGGAGGGAATTATTCTCTTTCCTGAAGGACGTTTAGGGACAACCGAGGGATCATTAACGGTTCCTTTAAAACGCGGAACCGCGTTATATGCGTTGCGTGGGGGGGTTCCTATTGTTCCGGTTGCCTTAAGTGGTACAAAACACCTATATTGGCGCAAAACCCTAACCCTAACATTTGGGGAACCGTTATTATTTCCTCAGATAAAACATCCACAACGAAAAGAGATTGAGGCAGTTTTAGAAACGTTAGAAAAAGCCATGGTTGAGTTATTGCCTAAAGACTATCAAGAACCTGATGAACCTAAACTTTTTGCTAATTTTCTCAATCAAATGTTTTATTAA
- a CDS encoding Uma2 family endonuclease — protein sequence MVSFLDVDEDLLFPDSDGQPMADNTEQYEWIVKIKENLEILFVDDPNVFIAGDLLWYPIQSTLVAPVAPDVMVAFGRPKGRRGSYRQWREENIPPQVVFEILSPKNTKAEMKRKLEFYDTYGVEEYYLYNPKRFRLQGWQRERENLTEILPINDWISPRLGIRFVVDSSGLEIYHPDGQKFLSSIELDCQFQQAKQNAEIERQRAEIERQQAEIERQRAKVATKQAEKQKRRADKLAQKLRELGVNLEEE from the coding sequence ATGGTTAGTTTTTTAGATGTTGATGAGGATTTATTATTTCCTGATAGCGACGGTCAACCGATGGCGGATAATACAGAACAATACGAATGGATTGTTAAAATCAAAGAAAATTTAGAGATTCTTTTTGTTGATGATCCTAACGTTTTTATTGCAGGAGATTTACTCTGGTATCCGATTCAATCGACTTTAGTTGCGCCTGTTGCCCCCGATGTCATGGTAGCCTTTGGTCGTCCTAAAGGCAGACGAGGTTCCTATCGACAATGGCGGGAAGAAAATATACCCCCGCAAGTCGTTTTTGAGATTCTTTCTCCTAAGAATACTAAAGCAGAAATGAAGCGTAAACTAGAGTTTTACGATACCTATGGGGTAGAAGAATATTATCTCTACAATCCTAAACGATTTCGCTTACAAGGATGGCAAAGGGAGAGAGAAAATTTAACGGAAATTCTGCCGATAAATGATTGGATAAGTCCCCGTTTAGGGATTCGTTTTGTTGTTGATTCATCAGGGTTAGAAATCTATCATCCTGATGGACAAAAATTTTTAAGTTCTATTGAGTTAGACTGTCAATTTCAACAAGCAAAACAAAATGCTGAAATAGAAAGACAACGGGCTGAAATAGAAAGACAACAAGCTGAAATAGAAAGACAACGGGCTAAAGTTGCGACAAAACAGGCTGAAAAACAAAAACGAAGGGCTGATAAATTAGCACAAAAACTACGAGAATTAGGGGTTAATTTAGAAGAAGAATAA
- a CDS encoding DUF3120 domain-containing protein, protein MISQGSQASQGWLMFLAAGFLVSVPVFIEAPLVRFCPEISVLMTVVWLGLGWILMKQERTYHWGDLLWGFSWSWLAGSIYWGWWRWEPLIHLPIESIGVPVAIWGLWRGWSKVGHFFYLGSLLGTVLTDGYFYLTGLIPHWRQIMQVDPALATPIFQAALTQVQTAWGVSWAVVLVNILLGVGLWAMQKPHPHWWALAGAVLSTILVDSLFWVAASLA, encoded by the coding sequence TTGATTTCCCAAGGTTCCCAAGCCTCCCAAGGATGGCTGATGTTTCTCGCTGCGGGATTTTTAGTCTCGGTTCCTGTGTTCATCGAAGCCCCCTTAGTGCGATTTTGCCCTGAAATTAGCGTTTTGATGACCGTCGTCTGGCTAGGGTTAGGTTGGATTTTAATGAAACAAGAACGAACCTACCACTGGGGAGACTTACTGTGGGGGTTTAGCTGGAGTTGGTTAGCGGGTTCGATTTATTGGGGGTGGTGGCGTTGGGAACCCCTGATTCATCTTCCCATCGAATCTATTGGTGTTCCTGTGGCTATTTGGGGGTTATGGCGAGGGTGGTCAAAGGTCGGTCACTTCTTCTATTTGGGCTCATTATTAGGAACCGTACTCACCGACGGTTATTTTTACCTAACGGGATTAATTCCCCATTGGCGACAAATCATGCAAGTTGACCCCGCCTTAGCGACCCCCATTTTTCAAGCAGCCTTAACTCAAGTTCAAACAGCCTGGGGAGTGAGTTGGGCAGTGGTTTTAGTCAACATTCTGTTAGGGGTTGGCTTGTGGGCAATGCAAAAACCCCATCCTCATTGGTGGGCATTAGCGGGCGCAGTATTGAGTACAATCTTAGTGGATAGTCTATTTTGGGTCGCTGCTTCTCTTGCTTGA
- a CDS encoding adenylate/guanylate cyclase domain-containing protein → MEDLAKTPHLLLFTSKGQRYLPLVGRNYWAIGRSKDNDCAIPDHCISRNHAILQCTETGEFLLIDLGSRNGTFVNDRRVGIPVTLRNGDNITFGKTQVEFYCPAVDQLKESEEESLERDTIVLHERRLMSVMVVDMRNFTTLARQLDDDLLSCLIGNWFREAGEIIRQSGSWVDKYIGDAVMAIWFHGEKEVKKGDLLRIFQAVNEINLMTKKLSQEHPVPFELSIGAGINTGYAMVGNTGSGDHPDYTAIGDTVNAAFRLESATKELKLDIAVGEPTYRYFADLQPVQNLFKEYTVILKGYEQPTLTYGVTFEALEKFLTTAKNTTSE, encoded by the coding sequence GTGGAAGATCTAGCCAAAACGCCCCATTTACTGTTATTCACCTCAAAAGGTCAACGTTACCTCCCCTTGGTGGGGCGGAACTATTGGGCTATTGGACGCAGCAAAGACAATGATTGTGCCATTCCCGATCACTGTATTTCTCGCAATCATGCCATTTTACAATGCACCGAAACGGGAGAATTTTTGTTAATTGACTTAGGCAGTCGTAACGGGACCTTTGTTAACGATCGCCGTGTAGGTATTCCCGTTACCCTCCGCAATGGGGATAATATTACCTTTGGCAAAACCCAAGTTGAATTTTATTGTCCTGCGGTGGATCAGTTGAAAGAGTCTGAAGAAGAGTCTCTAGAGAGGGATACCATCGTCTTACACGAACGCCGCTTAATGTCGGTGATGGTGGTAGATATGAGGAATTTTACGACCTTAGCGAGACAATTGGATGACGATCTCCTATCGTGTTTAATTGGTAACTGGTTTCGGGAGGCAGGGGAGATTATTCGTCAGTCAGGCAGTTGGGTTGATAAATATATTGGCGATGCGGTGATGGCTATTTGGTTTCATGGCGAAAAAGAGGTTAAAAAAGGAGATTTACTACGGATTTTTCAGGCGGTCAACGAGATCAATTTGATGACAAAAAAATTGAGTCAAGAACACCCCGTTCCCTTTGAATTATCCATTGGCGCGGGGATTAATACGGGATATGCCATGGTTGGCAATACAGGAAGTGGGGATCATCCCGATTATACTGCGATCGGCGATACCGTTAACGCCGCTTTTCGCTTGGAATCAGCTACCAAAGAATTAAAATTAGATATTGCCGTTGGTGAACCAACTTATCGCTATTTTGCTGATTTACAACCCGTTCAAAATCTCTTTAAAGAATACACTGTTATCCTCAAAGGCTATGAACAACCGACCTTAACCTATGGCGTAACTTTTGAAGCCTTAGAGAAATTTTTAACTACCGCTAAAAATACCACTTCTGAGTGA
- a CDS encoding adenosine deaminase: MALYADLHRHLGGSVVPRILWRYFKRHDVEMAQRFPEYPGFEEFYTRERKTLDEYLELHTLVEKVQTEDTLPYFIYRLIRGAYIFENLAYLELRYTPYLRTPDHLSQSERIDLMANIVAIVGQATQVKEYPIIISQILCMHSRLPYEVNKAIVDLAASMGHYVCAIDVAGGDSHYAERLEEFVGLYQYAHSLGLKTTGHLYETPHGCYRELLPYLQRIGHGIQIPLKYPELLPEIARLNQCLEVCPTTYLKTGTLQNLHQLKVVFDRCFEAGVDIAICTDNAGLHNVRLPFEYENLLTQDVIDFDQLQACQDAAFRHAFAWPYQQPPASLLTGLLQDNSTTLSQVMA; encoded by the coding sequence GTGGCTTTATACGCGGACTTACATCGCCATCTCGGAGGATCAGTGGTTCCTCGCATTCTTTGGCGATATTTCAAACGCCATGACGTAGAAATGGCGCAGCGATTTCCTGAATATCCAGGGTTTGAGGAATTTTATACCCGTGAACGCAAAACCCTAGATGAATACCTGGAATTGCATACCCTGGTTGAAAAAGTTCAAACCGAAGACACCCTCCCCTATTTTATCTATCGCTTGATTCGGGGGGCTTATATTTTTGAGAATTTGGCCTATCTAGAATTACGCTATACTCCCTATTTACGCACCCCTGACCATCTCAGTCAATCAGAACGCATTGATCTTATGGCTAACATTGTCGCAATTGTGGGACAAGCAACGCAAGTTAAGGAATATCCCATTATTATTAGCCAAATTCTCTGTATGCACTCCCGTTTACCCTATGAAGTCAATAAAGCGATCGTTGATTTAGCAGCGAGTATGGGGCATTATGTGTGTGCGATCGATGTTGCAGGGGGAGACTCCCATTATGCGGAACGATTAGAGGAGTTTGTGGGATTATATCAATATGCCCATTCTTTGGGGTTAAAAACCACCGGACACCTCTATGAAACCCCCCACGGTTGCTATCGAGAATTACTCCCCTATTTACAGCGTATTGGACACGGGATTCAAATTCCTTTAAAGTATCCGGAGTTATTACCGGAAATCGCGCGATTAAATCAGTGTTTAGAGGTCTGTCCAACTACCTATTTAAAAACAGGAACCCTCCAAAATTTACACCAACTCAAAGTGGTTTTTGATCGCTGTTTTGAGGCCGGGGTAGATATTGCTATTTGCACGGATAATGCGGGGTTACATAACGTCCGTTTACCCTTTGAATACGAAAATTTATTGACCCAAGATGTCATTGATTTTGATCAATTACAAGCTTGTCAAGATGCTGCTTTTCGTCATGCGTTTGCTTGGCCGTATCAGCAACCTCCTGCTTCTTTACTCACGGGATTACTTCAAGATAATTCAACTACCCTAAGTCAAGTAATGGCATAG
- a CDS encoding DNA adenine methylase, with amino-acid sequence MAKNPRKLTNSPFRYPGGKFYARKLILSCLPTHNKYCEPFAGGASIFFAKENVKQTILNDKDELLMNCYQQIRDNVEQIIQSLEGIPATKELHSYYKNKFNPSNDLERAVRWYYLNRTSYSGIMKQENCYWGYGDKYSMRPENWPHHLRTTSERLQGVELLCLDFEKVINELSNGFFLFIDPPYFNADQDKFYTYSFSLEDHERLSWLLRKNQDKYKFLITYDNTPEIRKMYQWCTSIQDNEWNYTISRTDDQRNKRKLQDGYQSSRYKGKEVFITNYDLSSVSGITCLKIDESLTEKELHTHVNEINKQLDFFEQLKL; translated from the coding sequence ATGGCTAAAAACCCAAGAAAGTTAACTAATTCACCGTTTCGTTATCCAGGAGGAAAATTTTATGCGCGTAAGCTAATTTTATCCTGTTTGCCAACACATAACAAATATTGTGAACCTTTTGCTGGAGGAGCATCAATCTTTTTTGCTAAAGAAAATGTTAAACAAACTATTCTTAATGATAAAGATGAATTATTAATGAATTGTTATCAACAAATTAGAGATAATGTTGAGCAAATTATTCAAAGCTTAGAAGGTATTCCAGCGACTAAAGAGTTACACAGTTATTATAAAAATAAATTTAATCCTTCTAATGATTTAGAACGTGCTGTCAGATGGTATTACCTCAATAGAACATCATATTCTGGGATTATGAAACAGGAAAACTGTTATTGGGGTTATGGTGATAAATATTCAATGCGTCCAGAAAATTGGCCTCATCATTTAAGAACTACCTCAGAAAGATTACAAGGAGTTGAATTGCTTTGTTTAGACTTTGAAAAAGTTATTAATGAACTTTCTAATGGATTCTTTTTATTTATTGATCCTCCTTATTTTAATGCAGATCAAGATAAATTTTATACTTATTCTTTTAGTCTAGAAGATCATGAAAGACTATCTTGGTTATTGAGAAAAAATCAAGATAAATATAAATTTTTGATTACTTATGATAATACTCCTGAAATCAGAAAAATGTACCAATGGTGTACTTCAATTCAGGATAATGAGTGGAACTATACTATTAGTCGAACAGACGATCAAAGAAATAAGCGTAAGTTACAAGATGGTTATCAAAGTAGTCGCTATAAAGGTAAAGAAGTTTTCATCACTAATTATGATTTATCCTCCGTTTCAGGAATAACCTGTTTAAAAATTGATGAATCATTAACTGAAAAAGAACTCCATACTCATGTTAATGAAATTAATAAACAATTAGATTTTTTTGAACAACTAAAACTATAA
- a CDS encoding helix-turn-helix domain-containing protein, with amino-acid sequence MDANILIELGNFLHKIRTRKGLSQEYLAELADLDRTYISLLERGKRNPSLTCINSIFQALDIDIIEIFQLFDYTNKINQLSQFCQSYDLEFEYLAEVLNDPKVIPMIRGKSFEFTVKKYISQILSPQKYEITNPRLNAQTGVKDVDVMIINKESNQTYTVECKLAAKGSFRTNPKANPYLKVKCMRSRTLGQEAAQQRANSTGLSHELWSIHSDQYRQEDFDFVVTSIANVFYETTDDGLYQWKPDQEAELFLSKLGITNQQQAFQTMLIARSRELVSNQPNRILYNVNCTRLKCKNPNCGFIPNYPFIYFNIDTGKPLAPWIYLDQLETLLI; translated from the coding sequence ATGGACGCAAATATTTTAATTGAATTAGGCAATTTTTTACACAAAATTCGGACTAGGAAAGGATTATCCCAAGAGTATCTTGCGGAACTTGCTGACCTAGATAGAACTTATATTAGTCTTCTTGAAAGAGGGAAAAGAAATCCGTCTCTTACTTGTATCAACTCAATTTTTCAAGCATTAGATATAGATATAATTGAAATTTTTCAATTATTCGATTACACAAATAAAATCAATCAACTTAGTCAATTTTGTCAATCTTACGATTTAGAATTTGAATACCTTGCTGAAGTTCTCAATGATCCTAAAGTTATTCCGATGATTCGGGGGAAATCATTTGAATTTACTGTTAAAAAATATATTTCACAAATTTTATCACCCCAAAAATATGAAATTACTAATCCTCGTCTGAATGCTCAAACAGGAGTTAAAGATGTTGATGTTATGATTATCAATAAAGAAAGTAATCAAACATATACAGTGGAATGTAAATTGGCTGCTAAAGGAAGTTTTAGAACTAATCCTAAAGCAAATCCTTATCTCAAAGTCAAGTGTATGAGATCAAGAACTTTAGGACAAGAAGCAGCACAGCAAAGAGCTAATAGTACAGGATTATCTCATGAGTTATGGTCAATTCATAGCGATCAGTATCGACAAGAAGATTTTGATTTTGTAGTAACTTCTATTGCTAATGTTTTCTATGAAACAACTGATGATGGTTTATATCAATGGAAACCGGATCAAGAAGCTGAATTATTTTTAAGTAAGCTAGGAATAACTAATCAACAACAAGCTTTTCAAACAATGTTAATTGCTAGAAGTAGAGAATTAGTATCTAATCAACCCAATAGAATTTTATATAATGTCAACTGCACTCGTTTAAAGTGTAAAAATCCTAATTGCGGTTTTATTCCTAACTATCCATTTATTTACTTTAATATTGATACTGGAAAACCCCTTGCTCCTTGGATATACTTAGATCAATTAGAAACTTTATTGATCTAA
- the nadC gene encoding carboxylating nicotinate-nucleotide diphosphorylase, translated as MLPPPIVLDPWLKLWLREDIGRGDRTTQGLSLHNTGEATWIAKESGIIAGLPIAGRVFQLLSDRSEFTPLVQEGDRVQSGQVIINIKAPLDVLLMGERVALNLAMRLSGIATLTRQYTEMIADLPTQLVDTRKTTPGLRILEKYATQMGGAINHRLGLDDAVMIKDNHIQADGSIQTAITQIRQRMPYPLTIEVETTNLLEVEEALNYGADIIMLDNMELGLIKQAVAIIRNSNPRVKIEASGNITLATIRAVAETGVDYISSSAPITRSPWLDLSMRISSK; from the coding sequence ATGCTACCCCCTCCCATTGTTCTAGATCCCTGGTTAAAGTTATGGTTACGAGAAGATATTGGAAGAGGCGATCGCACGACTCAAGGGTTATCGTTGCACAACACAGGAGAAGCAACTTGGATCGCTAAAGAAAGCGGAATTATTGCAGGACTTCCTATTGCGGGAAGGGTGTTTCAATTATTAAGCGATCGCAGTGAATTTACCCCGTTAGTCCAAGAAGGCGATCGGGTACAATCGGGACAAGTTATTATTAATATTAAAGCCCCGTTGGATGTTTTATTGATGGGGGAAAGAGTCGCGTTAAATTTAGCCATGAGACTTAGTGGTATTGCCACTCTAACACGACAATATACCGAAATGATTGCCGATTTACCGACCCAATTAGTGGATACCCGAAAAACCACTCCAGGGTTAAGAATTTTAGAGAAATATGCGACGCAAATGGGGGGTGCAATCAATCATCGGTTAGGGTTAGATGACGCAGTAATGATTAAAGATAATCATATCCAAGCGGACGGAAGTATTCAAACAGCTATTACTCAAATTCGTCAAAGAATGCCCTATCCTTTAACTATTGAAGTTGAAACAACTAATTTATTAGAAGTAGAAGAAGCCCTAAATTATGGGGCTGATATTATCATGTTAGATAATATGGAATTGGGTTTAATCAAGCAAGCTGTCGCAATAATTCGTAATAGTAATCCTCGGGTAAAAATTGAAGCATCGGGTAATATTACCTTAGCGACTATTCGGGCAGTTGCAGAGACAGGAGTGGACTATATTTCGAGTAGTGCACCCATTACGCGATCGCCTTGGTTAGACTTAAGTATGAGAATCTCATCAAAGTGA
- a CDS encoding peroxiredoxin gives MALQLGDVVPDFTQESSQGTISFHEWAGDSWVVLFSHPADYTPVCTTELGAVASLKSEFDKRNVKVLALSVDSVESHRGWINDINETQNTTVNYPILADADKKVADLYGMIHPNSLNNLTVRSVFIIDPNKKLRLTITYPASTGRNFDEILRVIDSLQLTDYHQVATPVNWKDGDDCVVVPSISTEEAKQKFPKGVTEIKPYLRMTPQPNK, from the coding sequence ATGGCTCTACAATTAGGTGATGTTGTTCCTGATTTTACTCAAGAATCCAGTCAAGGAACCATTTCATTTCACGAATGGGCAGGAGATAGTTGGGTTGTTTTATTTTCCCATCCTGCGGACTATACTCCCGTTTGTACCACAGAATTAGGGGCAGTCGCTAGTCTCAAGTCAGAATTTGACAAGCGTAATGTTAAGGTTTTAGCCTTGAGTGTGGACAGTGTAGAGTCTCATCGCGGTTGGATTAACGATATTAACGAAACCCAAAATACCACCGTTAACTATCCCATTTTAGCCGATGCCGATAAAAAAGTAGCGGATTTATACGGCATGATCCATCCTAATTCATTGAATAACCTAACGGTGCGTTCGGTCTTTATTATTGATCCTAACAAGAAACTACGCTTGACTATTACCTATCCTGCGAGTACTGGACGGAATTTTGATGAAATTCTGCGTGTAATTGATTCATTGCAATTGACAGACTATCATCAAGTAGCTACCCCCGTTAACTGGAAAGATGGCGATGACTGTGTCGTTGTTCCTTCTATTTCCACCGAAGAAGCAAAACAGAAATTCCCCAAAGGAGTTACCGAAATTAAACCCTATCTTCGCATGACTCCCCAACCCAATAAGTAA